The genomic DNA CTCGGTAAAATAAAATTAGCGGTCTTGCAGTATATAAGCTTACCATTTCTGCTTTTTGGATAGCTAATGTCTTTGGTGCTAACTCGCCAACGACAACATGTAAGAAGGTAATAAAGGCGAAAGCAATTCCAATAGATAGAATAGAAGCTGCTGAGTCGGGTATGTTAAATTTTTCAATTAGCGGTCTTAATAGATGAGCTACTGTTGGTTCACCTAACCAACCTAGTCCTAAAGCTGTAATCGTAATCCCGAGCTGACATGCTGATAAATATTCATCTAGGTTTGAAATGACTTTTTTTACTGCAACAGCACCTTTGTTTCCTTCCTCAATTAACTGGTCAATTCGAGAACTTCTAATCTTAACGATCGCAAATTCCGAAGCGACAAAAAAGCCTGTCAAAGCAATTAAAATGGCTAAGATAACCAAGTTTAATATGTCCAAATAAGTTTCCTTATCTCGCCTTTACGAGTAAGGAGTCACCTCCCGATAAATTCAAAAATAGTTAACTTGTAATAACCAGGAGAGATTGAAGTAAGGCAGATCTTTCATTCGTTAATTTTTTTGCTAAAGCTTCTTTTGGTTTATCATCCAATTTTTCAATAAGCGGTAATAAATCGGATAACTCGTCTTGAAGTTGTTTCATTTGTTGAGCTAAAGCATAGATTTGCTTCTCAACCTCGGTTTCTTTAATCTCCCTTGATTTCTTTATTTCCAGTTTCCTCTTAATTTCTTCCAAAGGAAGATGTAGTTTCTTGTATTTTTCTATAAATTTAAGCGTATCTAATGAATCTTCAGAATATATACGGTAATTAGATTTAGAGCGATTTGCTTCCAGTAAACCAAGACTAGTGTAATAATCAATGGTCCTTTTGGAAACGTTTGCTAAACTAGCTAATTCTCCAATTCGATACACTGCCCCATTTTATCACCTCAACATATAAAATTAAGAATATTATAGATAAATTAAACTGTACAGTCAAACGTTATACTTTAAAAAAGGTTTATTAATGAAGTTTATGGTGCAAACAAATTTCTATGAATAGCGAAAGATAAAATCAGTAAATATTGGACTCTTTTTGTTACTTTGCATTTTCATCAATTCCTTTATAAAAATCTATTTCCTCAAAAATCCTATTCGTTCAACTAATAATTGATAAAATAGGTAAATGCTTTGACACGATTTTTTTTTTTTTTTATCGCATATACTAATATTCAAATGAATGTTTGAATGATGGCAGGTGAAATAGTTGTATCAAGATGATGTTTGTGAAATAACAAGTGTTGATGAGAAAAAAGCTAATAAAGTAAAAGCAATGCTTTTAGAGCAAAATACAAGCGAAGTTTCCAAAATGTTTAAAGCACTTTCAGATGATACCCGAGTTAAAATAGCTTATGCATTAACTTGTGAAGAAGAATTGTGTGTATGCGATGTCGCGTATGTTGTTGGCTGTTCAACAGCGACCGCTTCACATCACTTACGATTATTAAGAAATTTAGGATTAGCAAAATATAGAAAAGAGGGAAAATTAGTCTACTACTCTCTAGACGATGATCATGTAAAGCAATTAATCCACATTGCAACGACCCATCAAAGGGAGGTGACCGAACGTGACAGAACTAGCAAAAAAAAATAATGAAAAGGCTGTTTATCGAGTAAAAGGGTTTTCTTGAGTGAGCTGTGCAGAAAAGTTCGAACAGAACGTAAAACACCTGGATGGTGTTGTCGATGCGAATATTAACTTTGGTGCTTCAAAGATAACTGTTTATGGAGAAGCTTCGATTAAAGAATTAGAAAAGGCAGGAGCTTTTGAAAATTTAAAAATTATTCCTGAAAATGAGTCTTTTATAAATGAAAAAACATCATTTATAAGTAAGTACTGGAGTGTTTTACTATCTAGCCTGTTTTTACTAGCTGGCTGGTATGGACATTTTTCAGCTGGCGAAAATAGTATGATAACGGTGATTGCATTTGCAATTTCAATTATTGTTGGCGGCTATCGTTTATTTCTAACAGGTTTAAAAAATCTAATTCACCTTCAATTTGACATGCGGACGTTAATGACTATAGCAATCATTGGGGCCGCAATAATTGGAGAGTGGGGCGAAGGGGCAACAGTTGTCATTCTTTTTGCCATTAGTGAAGTTCTTGAAGCATATTCAATGGATAAGGCAAGAAAATCTATTCAATCATTAATGGATATTGCGCCTAAAGAGGCGGTAATTGTGCGAAATGGAAAAGAATTAATAATTCCTGTTGAAGAAATATTAGTTAATGATGTGATGGTTGTCAAACCAGGACAAAAAATTGCGATGGATGGAATTGTATTGACAGGAAGTTCTTCTG from Bacillus aquiflavi includes the following:
- a CDS encoding MerR family transcriptional regulator, which gives rise to MYRIGELASLANVSKRTIDYYTSLGLLEANRSKSNYRIYSEDSLDTLKFIEKYKKLHLPLEEIKRKLEIKKSREIKETEVEKQIYALAQQMKQLQDELSDLLPLIEKLDDKPKEALAKKLTNERSALLQSLLVITS
- a CDS encoding ArsR/SmtB family transcription factor, whose protein sequence is MYQDDVCEITSVDEKKANKVKAMLLEQNTSEVSKMFKALSDDTRVKIAYALTCEEELCVCDVAYVVGCSTATASHHLRLLRNLGLAKYRKEGKLVYYSLDDDHVKQLIHIATTHQREVTERDRTSKKK